Proteins from one Arthrobacter sp. DNA4 genomic window:
- a CDS encoding NAD(P)H-quinone oxidoreductase — protein sequence MKAVYISEPGGPEVLEVRDVDAPVPGQGEVLIDVVAVSLNRADVQQRKGFYPPPPGASEVPGLEVSGRIAGFGPGVSKPFSLGDKVVALLAGGGYAQQVAVPAEQVLRVPEGVDLVTAASLPEVAATVYSNLIMTAQLQPGETVLIHGATGGIGTMAIQLAKAFGAKVATTAGTEEKVSTAKAFLGADIAINYKEEDFPESLRRQNGGKGADVILDVVGAKYLQQNVDALADYGRLVVIGLQGGTKGELDLGLLLKKRAAVVATALRPRPVAEKGAIMTAVREAVWPLVADGRIRPLVAKTFPLDQVGAAHRYFDSGDHVGKVLLVM from the coding sequence ATGAAAGCCGTCTACATATCGGAACCGGGCGGCCCGGAAGTGCTGGAAGTGCGGGACGTGGACGCCCCGGTGCCCGGCCAGGGCGAAGTGCTGATTGACGTGGTGGCGGTAAGCCTGAACCGGGCCGATGTCCAGCAGCGCAAGGGCTTCTACCCGCCGCCGCCGGGCGCTTCCGAGGTCCCCGGGCTGGAAGTGTCAGGACGGATCGCCGGCTTCGGACCCGGCGTCAGCAAGCCTTTCTCGCTGGGGGACAAGGTAGTGGCCCTGTTGGCAGGCGGTGGCTACGCCCAGCAGGTGGCGGTCCCGGCCGAGCAGGTGCTGCGCGTCCCTGAAGGGGTTGACCTGGTCACCGCCGCGTCGCTGCCGGAGGTGGCTGCGACGGTGTACTCAAACCTCATCATGACGGCGCAGCTGCAGCCGGGCGAAACGGTCCTCATCCACGGCGCCACCGGCGGGATCGGCACCATGGCCATCCAGCTCGCCAAGGCCTTCGGCGCCAAGGTGGCCACCACGGCCGGGACTGAGGAAAAGGTCAGTACGGCCAAAGCCTTCCTCGGGGCGGATATCGCCATCAATTACAAAGAGGAAGACTTTCCGGAGAGCCTTCGGCGGCAGAACGGCGGCAAGGGGGCCGACGTCATCCTGGACGTGGTGGGCGCCAAGTACCTGCAGCAGAACGTGGACGCCCTGGCCGACTACGGGCGCCTGGTGGTCATCGGCCTGCAGGGCGGAACCAAGGGTGAACTGGACCTGGGGCTGCTGCTGAAGAAGCGGGCGGCCGTGGTGGCTACTGCCCTGCGGCCCAGGCCGGTGGCGGAAAAAGGTGCCATCATGACCGCCGTGCGTGAGGCTGTGTGGCCGCTGGTGGCAGACGGCAGGATCCGTCCCCTGGTTGCCAAGACATTCCCCCTGGACCAAGTGGGTGCGGCCCACCGATACTTCGACAGCGGCGATCACGTGGGCAAGGTCCTCCTGGTGATGTAG
- a CDS encoding PadR family transcriptional regulator, with protein MSIRHSLLALLQDQPRYGYQLRVEFENRTGATWPLNIGQVYTTLDRLERDALVAKEGDDGEGHVVYSITPAVKAEVRSWFAAPVERNNPPRNELAIKLALAVTLPGVDVQAIIQAQRVASIRALQDYTKARRDTAANQRATDTAWLLVLDSLIFQTEAEVRWLDLCEARMVQQAQASATGPARKASNGATEDAPLSADSRR; from the coding sequence ATGTCGATTCGCCACAGCCTCCTCGCCCTGCTGCAGGACCAGCCACGCTATGGCTACCAGCTGCGGGTCGAGTTCGAGAACCGCACCGGAGCCACCTGGCCCCTGAATATCGGGCAGGTGTACACCACCCTGGACCGGCTGGAACGCGATGCCCTGGTGGCCAAAGAAGGCGACGACGGCGAAGGCCATGTGGTGTACAGCATCACCCCGGCCGTCAAAGCGGAGGTGCGGAGCTGGTTTGCCGCCCCGGTGGAGCGGAACAACCCGCCCCGCAATGAGCTCGCCATCAAGCTCGCGCTCGCCGTCACCCTGCCTGGGGTGGATGTCCAGGCCATCATCCAGGCCCAGCGCGTGGCGTCCATCAGGGCCCTGCAGGACTACACCAAGGCCCGGCGTGACACGGCGGCGAACCAGCGCGCCACGGATACCGCCTGGCTGTTGGTGCTCGACTCCCTGATCTTCCAGACCGAAGCGGAAGTCCGCTGGCTTGACCTCTGCGAGGCCAGGATGGTCCAGCAGGCCCAGGCCTCCGCCACGGGTCCGGCCCGGAAGGCGTCCAACGGGGCCACGGAAGATGCCCCGCTCAGCGCGGACAGCCGCCGGTGA
- a CDS encoding ABC transporter ATP-binding protein, translating to MSVQGPQQVLELAKVGRTFGEGATAVAALRDVDLTISAGEFVAVMGPSGSGKSSLLAVAGGLDRPTLGAVFVESTPLAGLGLNELARLRRRAVGYVFQDFNLVPTLTAGENVALPLELDGTSARKAHRQAADALRQVGIPELADRFMDQMSGGQQQRVAIARAIVGNRRLILADEPTGALDSTTGHGVMEVLRARADAGAAVMLVTHEARHAAWADRVVFLRDGRVIDQAAAMHDPTMLLTQAGP from the coding sequence GTGAGCGTGCAGGGGCCGCAGCAGGTCCTTGAACTCGCCAAGGTTGGCAGGACCTTCGGGGAAGGCGCGACGGCGGTCGCCGCACTCCGCGACGTCGACCTCACCATATCGGCGGGGGAGTTCGTCGCTGTCATGGGACCTTCGGGCTCAGGCAAGTCCTCCCTGCTGGCCGTCGCCGGCGGACTGGACCGGCCGACGTTGGGCGCTGTCTTTGTCGAATCCACGCCCCTGGCCGGGCTGGGCCTGAATGAACTGGCCCGCCTGCGCCGCCGCGCCGTCGGCTACGTTTTCCAGGACTTCAACCTGGTCCCCACGTTGACTGCCGGCGAAAACGTGGCGCTGCCGCTGGAGCTGGATGGAACATCCGCGAGGAAGGCGCACCGGCAGGCCGCGGACGCGCTGCGGCAGGTGGGCATCCCGGAGTTGGCGGACCGGTTCATGGACCAGATGTCCGGCGGACAGCAGCAGCGCGTGGCGATCGCCCGGGCCATCGTGGGCAACCGGCGGCTGATCCTGGCTGACGAACCCACCGGTGCACTGGATTCGACCACCGGCCACGGGGTCATGGAGGTGCTGCGGGCCCGGGCCGACGCCGGGGCGGCGGTCATGCTGGTCACCCACGAGGCCAGGCATGCCGCCTGGGCGGACCGGGTGGTCTTCCTCAGGGATGGGCGCGTTATCGACCAGGCCGCCGCCATGCACGATCCCACCATGCTCCTGACGCAGGCCGGACCCTGA
- a CDS encoding carbon starvation CstA family protein has protein sequence MAGVPDQRKNESRAEGGLATDPDLPPPAVDEARLEAEDRKWTPAKIALWAAIALLGGVAWFMLAIVRGETVNAIWFVFASVCTYLIGYRFYSKVIERYITRPDDRRATPAEYKADGKDYVRTDRNVLFGHHFAAIAGAGPLVGPVIAAQMGYLPGTIWIIIGVVLAGAVQDYLVLFFSMRRGGRSLGQMAREELGIIGGTAALIATLLIMVIIVAILALVVVNALGESPWGVFSVGMTIPIALFMGVYLRYLRPGKVMEVSIIGFVLLMAAIIGGGAVAGTEWGAAFFHLDKVTIAWGLIIYGFIAAILPVWLLLAPRDYLSTFMKIGVIVMLALAIIVVRPEITVPAFSEFASRENGPVFSGALFPFLFVTIACGALSGFHALISSGTTPKLIEKERQTRFIGYGGMLMESFVAIMALVAAISIDRGIYFAMNAPTALTGGTVETAAQWVNSLGLAGVNITPDLLAQTAKDVGEQSIVSRSGGAPTLAVGLAHIMQQFIGGTAMMAFWYHFAIMFEALFILTAVDAGTRVARFMLQDSIGNFVPKFKEASWRPGAWFCTAVMVLDWGAVLLMGVTDPLGGINTLFPLFGIANQLLAAIALAVCLAIVAKRGTFKYLWIVALPLAFAAVVTITASYQKIFSSTPAVGYFANNAAFSKALADGKKEFGTAKSVAAMEAVVRNTAIQGWLSVIFVVLSIIVIATAVLATVKAFRDRSAGVATADNEDPAVPSRVFAPAGLVPTTAERELAAEWQKVPAEARLERSGH, from the coding sequence ATGGCCGGAGTGCCTGACCAACGGAAGAACGAATCCCGGGCGGAGGGCGGACTGGCTACGGACCCGGATCTTCCCCCGCCCGCCGTGGACGAGGCGCGGCTCGAAGCCGAGGACCGGAAATGGACCCCGGCAAAGATCGCGCTCTGGGCCGCGATCGCCCTGCTGGGCGGCGTCGCCTGGTTCATGCTGGCGATTGTCCGCGGTGAAACCGTCAACGCCATCTGGTTCGTCTTTGCCTCCGTGTGCACCTACCTGATTGGGTACCGCTTCTACTCCAAGGTGATCGAACGCTACATCACCAGGCCGGATGACCGCCGCGCCACCCCGGCGGAGTACAAGGCCGACGGCAAGGACTACGTCCGCACCGACCGCAACGTGCTCTTCGGCCACCACTTTGCCGCCATCGCCGGCGCCGGCCCCCTGGTGGGCCCGGTCATCGCGGCGCAGATGGGCTACCTGCCGGGCACCATCTGGATCATCATCGGGGTGGTCCTCGCGGGAGCCGTGCAGGACTACCTGGTGCTCTTCTTCTCGATGCGCCGCGGCGGCCGTTCCCTCGGCCAGATGGCGCGCGAGGAACTCGGCATCATCGGCGGCACGGCCGCCCTCATCGCCACCCTGCTCATCATGGTGATCATCGTGGCCATCCTGGCGCTCGTCGTCGTCAACGCTTTGGGCGAAAGCCCGTGGGGCGTGTTCTCCGTGGGCATGACCATCCCCATCGCCCTCTTCATGGGCGTCTACCTCCGCTACCTGCGCCCCGGCAAGGTCATGGAAGTCTCCATCATTGGCTTCGTCCTGCTGATGGCTGCCATCATCGGCGGCGGTGCCGTGGCCGGCACCGAATGGGGCGCGGCGTTCTTCCACCTGGACAAGGTGACCATCGCCTGGGGCCTGATCATTTACGGCTTCATCGCCGCGATCCTGCCGGTTTGGCTGCTCCTGGCCCCCCGCGACTACCTCTCCACCTTCATGAAGATCGGCGTAATCGTCATGCTGGCGCTGGCCATCATCGTGGTCCGCCCCGAAATCACGGTCCCGGCCTTCAGCGAATTCGCCTCCCGCGAGAACGGACCCGTGTTCTCCGGTGCCCTGTTCCCCTTCCTGTTCGTCACCATCGCCTGCGGTGCGCTCTCGGGCTTCCACGCGCTGATCTCCTCGGGCACCACACCCAAGTTGATCGAGAAGGAACGCCAGACCCGCTTCATCGGCTACGGCGGAATGCTGATGGAATCCTTCGTCGCCATCATGGCCCTGGTGGCGGCCATTTCGATTGACCGCGGCATCTACTTTGCGATGAATGCCCCCACCGCCCTGACGGGCGGCACGGTGGAGACAGCCGCGCAGTGGGTCAACAGCCTCGGCCTGGCCGGAGTCAACATCACGCCGGACCTCCTGGCGCAGACCGCCAAGGACGTCGGGGAGCAGAGCATTGTGTCCCGCTCCGGTGGTGCTCCGACCCTGGCGGTCGGCCTGGCGCACATCATGCAGCAGTTCATCGGCGGGACAGCCATGATGGCGTTTTGGTACCACTTCGCCATCATGTTCGAGGCCCTTTTCATCCTCACCGCGGTGGACGCCGGCACCCGCGTTGCCCGCTTCATGCTGCAGGACTCCATCGGCAACTTCGTCCCCAAGTTCAAGGAAGCCTCCTGGCGGCCGGGCGCTTGGTTCTGCACTGCCGTCATGGTGCTTGACTGGGGTGCGGTGCTGCTGATGGGCGTCACCGATCCGCTGGGCGGCATCAACACCCTGTTCCCGCTGTTCGGCATCGCCAACCAGCTGCTGGCCGCCATTGCGCTGGCCGTGTGCCTGGCCATCGTCGCCAAGCGCGGAACCTTCAAGTACCTCTGGATCGTGGCCCTGCCGCTGGCCTTCGCCGCGGTGGTCACCATTACGGCGAGCTACCAGAAGATCTTCTCCTCCACTCCTGCCGTGGGGTACTTCGCCAACAACGCTGCCTTCAGCAAGGCCCTGGCCGACGGCAAGAAGGAGTTCGGCACAGCGAAATCAGTCGCTGCGATGGAAGCCGTGGTCCGAAACACCGCCATCCAGGGTTGGCTGTCCGTGATCTTCGTGGTGCTCAGCATCATCGTGATTGCGACGGCGGTGCTCGCCACGGTCAAGGCGTTCCGTGACCGGTCGGCTGGCGTGGCCACCGCCGACAACGAGGACCCGGCTGTTCCGTCGCGCGTCTTCGCGCCGGCCGGGCTGGTCCCGACAACCGCCGAACGTGAACTGGCTGCCGAGTGGCAGAAAGTGCCCGCCGAGGCCCGCCTTGAACGGTCAGGGCACTGA
- a CDS encoding YbdD/YjiX family protein, producing the protein MSTGITLVANGFRGFARYLGGVMGADAYAKYLEHHRAAGHAEAPLTEREFWRDRTDRQDSNPQGRCC; encoded by the coding sequence ATGAGCACCGGCATCACCCTGGTTGCCAACGGGTTCCGCGGGTTCGCCCGCTACCTGGGCGGCGTCATGGGCGCCGACGCCTACGCCAAGTACCTGGAACACCACCGGGCGGCCGGGCATGCTGAAGCACCTCTGACCGAGCGGGAGTTCTGGCGCGACCGTACGGACCGCCAGGACAGCAACCCCCAGGGCCGGTGCTGCTGA
- a CDS encoding bacterial proteasome activator family protein, with protein sequence MSDPNDTQAAEDLPVEGTPVDDSEAPVQAPSDGDGRQRGSSLQDLVDEPAKVMRIGTMIRQLLEEVKSAPLDDAARGRLAAIHERSIKELEDGLAPELVAELDRISLPLSDEATPSDAELRIAQAQLVGWLEGLFHGIQTAIAAQNAAREHAAAQLQLRQLPPGTMIAPGVVIGENGEPQRAPAGARPGQPARPSQREDPDHGPGQYL encoded by the coding sequence ATGAGCGATCCCAATGACACTCAGGCAGCTGAGGATCTCCCGGTAGAAGGCACTCCCGTTGATGACAGCGAGGCACCTGTCCAGGCCCCGTCTGACGGGGACGGCAGGCAGCGGGGCAGCAGCCTGCAGGACCTGGTGGACGAGCCCGCCAAGGTGATGCGGATCGGCACCATGATCCGGCAGCTCCTCGAAGAGGTGAAGTCCGCACCGCTGGACGACGCCGCAAGGGGCCGGCTCGCCGCCATCCACGAGCGCTCCATCAAGGAACTTGAGGACGGGCTCGCGCCGGAACTGGTGGCGGAGCTGGACAGGATCAGCCTGCCCCTCTCCGACGAGGCCACTCCCTCCGACGCCGAGCTCCGGATCGCCCAGGCCCAGCTGGTGGGGTGGCTGGAGGGCCTCTTCCACGGGATCCAGACGGCCATTGCGGCCCAGAACGCAGCCCGGGAACACGCAGCGGCACAGCTGCAGTTGCGCCAACTGCCGCCTGGCACCATGATTGCGCCCGGCGTCGTGATCGGGGAAAACGGCGAGCCCCAACGTGCGCCGGCCGGCGCCCGGCCGGGGCAGCCGGCACGTCCCAGCCAACGTGAGGACCCGGACCACGGCCCGGGCCAGTACCTGTAG
- a CDS encoding aldo/keto reductase: MTLSPTLTFNDGNTIPQLGYGVWQVEDDVAEKVVRQAFEAGFRHIDTAKIYGNEAGVGRAIASSGLSSEEIFITTKLWNADQGYESTLAAFEESMDRLGLETLDLYLIHWMQPKQDKYVDTWKALIELQKRGRVKSIGVSNFTAEGLQRLIDETGVVPAIHQIELHPYFSQRELREFGAAKGILTQAWSPLGQGGELLQDPAVASIAAKHQATPAQVVIAWHLAIGNVVIPKSVTESRIKENYAALEVSLDPEDVEAINNLDRTAGGEGRIGPDPAVSDFA, translated from the coding sequence ATGACTCTTTCACCTACCTTGACTTTCAACGACGGAAACACGATCCCCCAGCTCGGCTACGGTGTGTGGCAGGTTGAGGACGACGTGGCTGAAAAGGTCGTGCGCCAGGCGTTCGAGGCCGGCTTCCGGCATATCGACACGGCAAAGATCTACGGCAATGAGGCAGGCGTGGGCCGGGCCATTGCCAGTTCCGGCCTGTCTTCGGAGGAAATCTTCATCACCACCAAGCTGTGGAATGCGGACCAGGGCTACGAGTCCACCCTCGCCGCCTTCGAGGAGTCCATGGACCGGCTCGGCCTGGAAACCCTTGACCTGTACCTGATCCACTGGATGCAGCCCAAGCAGGACAAGTACGTTGACACCTGGAAGGCGCTGATCGAACTCCAGAAGCGCGGACGGGTGAAGTCCATCGGTGTCTCGAACTTCACCGCAGAGGGCCTGCAGCGGCTCATCGACGAAACGGGCGTGGTCCCGGCCATCCACCAGATCGAACTGCACCCCTACTTCAGCCAGCGCGAACTGCGTGAGTTCGGTGCCGCCAAGGGCATCCTGACCCAGGCATGGTCTCCGCTGGGCCAGGGCGGGGAACTGCTGCAGGACCCGGCGGTCGCCTCCATCGCTGCCAAGCACCAGGCCACCCCGGCCCAGGTGGTTATCGCCTGGCACCTGGCGATCGGCAACGTGGTCATCCCCAAGTCCGTGACCGAGTCACGGATCAAGGAGAACTACGCAGCCCTTGAGGTATCCCTCGATCCGGAAGACGTCGAAGCCATCAACAACCTGGACCGGACCGCCGGCGGCGAAGGCCGCATCGGCCCCGATCCCGCGGTCTCCGACTTCGCCTAG